A section of the Pseudomonas prosekii genome encodes:
- the hbdH gene encoding 3-hydroxybutyrate dehydrogenase: protein MTTLTGKTALVTGSTSGIGLGIALSLAKAGANVVLNGFGDAAAVIAEVGQFGGKVGHHPADVSDPQQIAEMIAYAEREFGGVDILVNNAGIQHVAAVEDFPLERWDSIIAINLSSVFHSSRLCLPQMRAKNWGRIINIASVHGQVGSVGKAAYVAAKHGVIGLTKVVGLETATTQVTCNAICPGWVLTPLVQKQIDDRAAKGIDPQQAQHDLLAEKQPSLEFVTPPQLGELVLFLCSEAGSQVRGAAWNIDGGWLAQ, encoded by the coding sequence ATGACGACTCTGACAGGCAAGACCGCATTGGTCACCGGTTCCACCAGCGGCATCGGCCTGGGCATTGCCCTGAGCCTGGCCAAGGCTGGGGCCAACGTGGTCCTCAATGGTTTCGGCGATGCGGCGGCAGTGATTGCCGAGGTCGGGCAATTTGGCGGCAAGGTCGGCCATCACCCGGCCGACGTCAGCGACCCGCAGCAGATCGCCGAGATGATCGCCTACGCCGAGCGTGAGTTCGGCGGCGTCGACATTCTGGTGAACAACGCGGGCATTCAGCATGTGGCGGCGGTGGAAGATTTTCCGCTGGAGCGCTGGGATTCGATTATCGCGATCAACTTGTCGTCGGTGTTTCACAGCAGCCGTTTGTGCCTGCCGCAGATGCGCGCAAAGAATTGGGGGCGGATCATCAATATCGCCTCGGTGCACGGCCAGGTCGGCTCGGTGGGCAAAGCGGCGTATGTCGCGGCCAAGCATGGGGTGATCGGGTTGACCAAAGTGGTCGGCCTCGAAACCGCGACCACGCAGGTGACGTGCAATGCGATTTGTCCGGGTTGGGTGCTGACGCCGCTGGTGCAAAAGCAGATTGATGACCGCGCCGCCAAAGGCATCGACCCGCAGCAGGCGCAGCATGATTTGCTCGCCGAGAAGCAGCCGTCGCTGGAATTCGTCACACCGCCGCAACTCGGCGAACTGGTGCTGTTTCTGTGCAGCGAGGCCGGCAGCCAGGTGCGTGGCGCGGCGTGGAATATTGATGGCGGGTGGTTGGCGCAGTAA
- a CDS encoding acetoacetate--CoA ligase — translation MSDILWQPGAERIGKTRMEAFRRFINQRHQLEIADYPALHQWSIVQREAFWQAIADVFDIRFHQQPDAVLREGSHMPSAEWFPGATLNFAEHLLRRRDDAVAVVAIAENGQREQLTWAELASHVSGFQNSLKAAGVGLGDRVAACMPNTWQTLVAMLATTSLGAIWSCSSPDFGTQGVIDRFGQIEPKVLITCAGYRYAGKDIDQSAKLNEILERLPTLQHLIIVPYARPQTRSDDFRTEANVTLWQDFYAVGGEPDFVAVPFAHPLYILYSSGTTGVPKCIIHSSGGVLLQHVKEHGLHCDLGPGSRLFYYTTCGWMMWNWLVSALAVGSALVLYDGSPFYPGPERLLDLIDDERINVFGTSPKFLATLESSGVRPRQSHDLSSLQTLLCTGSALSPQSYDFVYRDFKSDVCLASMSGGTDIVSCFVNGNPLSAVRRSEMMGKSLGMAVEVWNDAGQAVIGEKGELVCTRHFPAMPIGLWHDPDGEKLRASYFSQFPGVWAQGDYAEQLAHGGMMIHGRSDAVLNPGGVRIGTAEIYRQVEKIPQVLDSVAIGQQWQDDVRVVLFVRLKDGVTLDETLQQQIRQVIRANTTPRHVPAKIVQVSDIPRTISGKVVELAVRNVVHGQAVKNTDALANPEALEQFRNRPELSD, via the coding sequence ATGTCCGACATCTTGTGGCAACCCGGCGCCGAGCGCATCGGCAAGACCCGCATGGAGGCGTTTCGGCGCTTCATCAATCAGCGGCATCAGCTGGAAATCGCCGACTACCCTGCCCTGCATCAATGGTCGATTGTTCAGCGCGAAGCCTTCTGGCAAGCCATCGCCGATGTCTTCGACATTCGTTTTCACCAGCAACCCGATGCGGTGCTGCGCGAAGGCTCGCACATGCCCAGCGCCGAGTGGTTCCCCGGCGCGACGCTGAACTTTGCCGAGCACTTGCTGCGCCGGCGCGACGATGCGGTTGCGGTGGTCGCCATCGCCGAAAACGGTCAGCGCGAACAACTGACCTGGGCTGAACTGGCCAGCCACGTCAGCGGTTTCCAAAACAGCCTGAAAGCCGCCGGCGTCGGCCTCGGCGACCGCGTCGCCGCGTGCATGCCCAACACCTGGCAAACCCTGGTGGCCATGCTCGCGACCACCAGCCTTGGGGCAATCTGGTCCTGTTCATCGCCGGACTTCGGCACCCAAGGAGTGATCGACCGTTTCGGCCAGATCGAGCCGAAAGTGCTGATCACGTGCGCCGGTTATCGTTATGCCGGCAAGGACATTGACCAGTCAGCCAAACTCAATGAAATCCTCGAACGCCTGCCGACGTTGCAGCATTTGATCATCGTCCCGTACGCGCGCCCGCAAACGCGCAGCGATGACTTTCGCACCGAGGCCAACGTGACGCTGTGGCAAGATTTTTATGCTGTCGGCGGCGAGCCGGATTTCGTCGCTGTGCCGTTCGCTCATCCGCTGTACATCCTGTATTCCAGCGGCACCACCGGTGTGCCGAAGTGCATCATCCACAGCAGCGGCGGCGTGTTGTTGCAGCACGTCAAGGAACACGGTTTGCACTGCGATCTCGGCCCCGGCAGCCGTTTGTTCTACTACACGACGTGCGGCTGGATGATGTGGAACTGGCTGGTCTCGGCGCTGGCGGTCGGCAGCGCGTTGGTGTTGTACGACGGCTCACCGTTTTATCCCGGCCCCGAGCGTTTGCTCGACTTGATCGACGACGAACGCATCAACGTTTTTGGCACCAGTCCGAAGTTTTTGGCGACGCTGGAAAGCAGTGGCGTGCGACCTCGGCAAAGCCATGACCTGAGCAGTCTGCAAACCCTGCTGTGCACGGGTTCGGCGCTGTCGCCGCAGAGTTACGACTTCGTCTACCGCGACTTCAAAAGCGACGTGTGCCTGGCCTCGATGTCTGGCGGCACCGACATAGTTTCGTGTTTCGTCAACGGCAATCCCCTGTCCGCCGTGCGCCGCAGCGAGATGATGGGCAAAAGCCTGGGCATGGCGGTCGAGGTGTGGAATGACGCCGGGCAAGCGGTGATCGGCGAGAAAGGTGAATTGGTCTGCACCCGGCACTTTCCGGCGATGCCGATTGGCTTGTGGCACGACCCGGACGGCGAAAAACTCCGCGCGTCGTACTTCAGCCAGTTCCCGGGCGTGTGGGCGCAAGGCGATTACGCCGAACAGTTGGCACATGGCGGGATGATGATTCACGGCCGCTCCGACGCCGTGCTCAACCCCGGCGGCGTGCGCATCGGCACCGCCGAAATCTACCGTCAGGTGGAAAAAATTCCGCAGGTGCTGGACAGCGTCGCGATCGGCCAGCAATGGCAGGATGACGTGCGCGTGGTGTTGTTTGTCCGGCTCAAGGATGGCGTGACGCTCGATGAAACGCTGCAACAGCAGATTCGCCAAGTCATCCGCGCCAACACCACGCCCCGGCATGTACCAGCGAAGATTGTTCAAGTCAGCGATATCCCCCGCACCATCAGCGGCAAGGTAGTGGAGTTGGCGGTACGCAACGTGGTGCACGGGCAAGCGGTGAAAAACACCGATGCGCTGGCCAACCCCGAAGCCCTGGAACAATTCCGCAATCGCCCAGAACTCTCGGACTGA
- a CDS encoding PilT/PilU family type 4a pilus ATPase — translation MEINALLRQLASQDGSDLYLSTGAPPSARFDGVLKALSDERFKPGEIAAMAESIMDAEQRLEFDRELEMNLAISLAGIGRFRINLFKQRNDVSIVARNIKLDIPRFEDLNLPPVLLKAVMLKQGLMLFVGATGSGKSTSLAALIDYRNRHSSGHIITIEDPVEYIHRHKKSIINQREVGVDTRSFHAALKNTLRQAPDVVLIGEIRDRETMEHALSFADTGHLVISTLHAHNANQALDRIVNFFPQERREQLVHDLGNNLKAFVSQRLVRTIDGQRRAAVEVMLGSPTIADLIRRNALDELKGIMEKSLELGMQTFDGALYGLVVEGAISEAEALKHADSQNNLRLRLKLHADASPTQPPSGEWGLMD, via the coding sequence ATGGAAATTAATGCGCTGTTGCGGCAACTGGCCAGTCAGGACGGCTCCGATCTTTACCTCTCCACCGGCGCGCCGCCCAGCGCGCGGTTCGATGGCGTGCTCAAAGCGCTGTCGGACGAGCGCTTCAAACCCGGCGAAATCGCCGCGATGGCCGAGTCCATCATGGACGCCGAACAGCGCCTGGAGTTCGATCGGGAATTGGAAATGAACCTGGCGATCTCCCTCGCCGGCATCGGCCGCTTTCGCATCAACCTGTTCAAGCAGCGCAACGACGTGTCGATTGTCGCGCGCAACATCAAACTCGATATCCCGCGTTTCGAAGACCTCAACCTGCCACCCGTGCTGCTCAAAGCGGTGATGCTCAAGCAAGGCCTGATGCTGTTCGTCGGCGCTACCGGTTCCGGCAAATCGACGTCGCTGGCGGCCCTGATCGATTACCGCAATCGCCACAGCAGCGGCCACATCATCACCATCGAAGACCCGGTGGAGTATATCCACCGGCACAAAAAATCGATCATCAACCAACGCGAAGTCGGCGTTGATACCCGCAGCTTTCACGCGGCGCTGAAAAACACCCTGCGCCAGGCCCCGGACGTGGTGCTGATCGGCGAGATTCGCGACCGCGAAACCATGGAGCACGCGCTGTCATTTGCCGACACCGGGCACCTGGTGATCTCGACATTGCATGCGCACAACGCCAATCAGGCGCTCGATCGCATCGTCAATTTCTTCCCGCAGGAACGCCGGGAACAGCTGGTGCATGACTTGGGCAACAACCTCAAGGCCTTCGTTTCGCAACGCCTGGTGCGCACCATTGACGGCCAGCGGCGGGCGGCGGTGGAAGTGATGCTTGGCTCGCCGACCATTGCGGATTTGATCCGGCGTAATGCGCTGGATGAGCTGAAAGGCATCATGGAGAAATCGCTGGAACTGGGCATGCAGACGTTTGACGGGGCGTTGTACGGGTTGGTGGTGGAAGGCGCGATCAGTGAGGCGGAAGCGTTGAAACATGCCGACTCACAAAACAACCTGCGCCTGCGCCTGAAGCTGCACGCCGACGCATCGCCCACCCAGCCACCCTCCGGTGAATGGGGCTTGATGGACTGA
- a CDS encoding PAS domain-containing hybrid sensor histidine kinase/response regulator: MNASPTGSDAQALIARLDWSRSPLGAASRWPQSLRTAVDIVIHSPMPMLLLWGPQLTQIYNDGFALLTGSKHPHAFGQPTHLVWPELKDFTDPIYRAVLQGQVRSYSEQRFTLHRDEGNSDFWLDLTYSPIRDENAEVAGILVTAIETNERRRIALELEQRSADSLKAQRDTEQRLQLALAATDAVGTWDWDIGEDRFIADAHFAQLHGVDPAQASQLPISAYLQGVHPEDRSMVARSIKHCITHGTEYAEEYRLLQADGELRWVFARGRCYKDHHGRPTRFLGAALDLTERKNTEQALRQSQTELQLIINAMPILISYVDRDQRFRLNNAAYLDWYGLTPQELFGKTIEEVLGEHAYQLRAEYIKEALAGKSCSFSIDTKHRDGSIRSALMNYLPRHGADGAVNGFYIFVIDESERKVTEEALRNLNETLEERVGARTQQLAEANQRLQNEMVERERAEDALRHAQKMEAVGQLTGGIAHDFNNMLTGIIGSLDLMQRYIADGRAAEVGRFMEAAVSSANRAAALTHRLLAFSRRQSLDRKPLNANELIESLEDLLTRTKGDHIELHLKLAEDVWPVSTDVSQLENALLNLVINARDAMPDGGRLLIETANVYLDGSDLLSLESVKAGDYLMIAVSDNGTGMSPSVLAKAFDPFFTTKPIGQGTGLGLSMIYGFAQQSGGHASLDSVPDQGTCVRLYLPRLHLGTPQDVLLADSGAAPSAIEGETVVLVEDDPAVRMLVLNLLNELGYHAHEAEDARAALPLLESDLRVDLLVTDVGLPGMNGRQLAEIARQHRPDLKVLFMTGYAEKAAERQGFLDEGMDMVAKPFSIEVLANKIRTMIGQPQ; this comes from the coding sequence ATGAACGCATCACCGACCGGCAGCGATGCCCAGGCCTTGATCGCCCGACTCGACTGGAGCCGCAGCCCCTTGGGCGCCGCCAGTCGCTGGCCGCAAAGCCTGCGCACCGCGGTAGACATCGTGATTCATTCGCCGATGCCCATGCTTTTGTTATGGGGCCCGCAGCTCACACAGATCTACAACGACGGCTTCGCCCTGTTGACCGGAAGCAAGCACCCGCACGCTTTCGGACAGCCTACGCACCTGGTGTGGCCTGAATTAAAAGACTTTACCGACCCGATTTACCGCGCCGTCCTGCAAGGCCAGGTGCGTTCCTACAGCGAGCAGCGCTTTACCCTGCATCGCGACGAAGGCAATTCTGACTTCTGGCTCGATTTGACCTACAGCCCGATACGCGATGAAAACGCCGAGGTCGCCGGGATTCTGGTGACCGCCATCGAAACCAACGAACGCCGGCGCATCGCCCTCGAACTCGAACAGCGCTCCGCCGACAGCCTCAAGGCCCAGCGTGATACCGAACAACGTCTGCAACTGGCGCTGGCCGCGACCGATGCGGTCGGCACCTGGGATTGGGACATCGGCGAAGATCGGTTCATTGCCGACGCGCATTTTGCCCAGTTGCACGGCGTCGATCCGGCGCAGGCCAGCCAGTTGCCGATCAGTGCATACCTGCAAGGCGTGCACCCCGAAGACCGCAGCATGGTCGCGCGCAGCATCAAGCATTGCATCACCCACGGCACCGAATACGCCGAGGAATACCGCTTGCTGCAAGCCGACGGCGAGTTGCGCTGGGTGTTCGCCCGAGGGCGTTGCTACAAGGATCACCATGGCCGACCGACACGCTTCCTCGGCGCCGCGCTGGACCTGACCGAGCGCAAAAATACCGAGCAGGCGTTGCGCCAGAGCCAGACCGAGCTGCAACTGATCATCAACGCGATGCCGATCCTGATCAGCTACGTCGACCGGGATCAGCGTTTCCGCTTGAACAATGCGGCGTACCTCGACTGGTACGGGCTGACGCCGCAGGAACTGTTCGGCAAAACCATCGAGGAAGTGCTCGGCGAGCACGCCTATCAATTGCGTGCCGAATACATCAAAGAGGCGCTGGCCGGCAAATCCTGCTCGTTCAGCATCGACACCAAACATCGCGATGGCAGCATCCGCAGCGCGCTGATGAATTACCTGCCGCGGCACGGCGCGGACGGCGCAGTGAATGGTTTTTACATTTTTGTCATTGATGAAAGCGAACGCAAAGTCACTGAAGAAGCGCTGCGCAATCTCAATGAAACCCTCGAAGAGCGCGTCGGCGCACGCACCCAGCAACTGGCCGAAGCCAACCAGCGTCTGCAAAACGAGATGGTCGAGCGCGAGCGCGCCGAAGACGCTTTGCGCCACGCGCAAAAAATGGAAGCGGTCGGCCAGCTCACTGGCGGCATTGCCCACGACTTCAACAACATGCTCACCGGCATCATCGGCAGCCTCGACTTGATGCAGCGCTACATCGCCGATGGCCGCGCGGCCGAAGTCGGGCGGTTCATGGAAGCCGCAGTGTCCTCGGCCAACCGTGCGGCGGCGTTGACCCACCGCTTGCTGGCGTTTTCGCGCCGGCAGTCGCTGGACCGCAAACCGCTGAATGCCAACGAACTGATTGAGTCGCTGGAAGACCTGCTGACCCGCACCAAAGGCGACCATATCGAGCTGCACCTGAAACTCGCCGAAGACGTCTGGCCGGTCAGCACCGATGTCAGCCAACTGGAAAACGCCCTGCTCAACCTGGTGATCAACGCCCGCGACGCGATGCCCGATGGCGGCCGCTTGCTGATCGAAACCGCGAATGTCTATCTCGACGGCAGCGATTTGCTGTCGCTGGAATCGGTGAAGGCCGGCGACTACCTGATGATTGCGGTCAGCGACAACGGCACCGGCATGAGCCCGTCGGTGCTGGCCAAAGCCTTCGATCCGTTCTTCACCACCAAGCCCATCGGCCAGGGCACCGGCCTCGGTTTGTCGATGATCTACGGTTTTGCCCAGCAGTCGGGGGGCCACGCCAGCCTCGACAGCGTTCCGGACCAAGGCACTTGCGTGCGCCTGTACTTGCCGCGCTTGCACCTCGGCACGCCGCAGGACGTGTTGCTCGCGGACAGCGGCGCGGCGCCTTCGGCCATCGAAGGGGAAACCGTGGTGTTGGTCGAGGACGATCCGGCGGTGCGGATGCTGGTGCTGAATTTGCTCAACGAGCTGGGTTATCACGCGCACGAGGCTGAAGACGCGCGCGCCGCCCTGCCGTTGCTCGAATCGGATCTGCGCGTGGATTTGCTGGTGACTGATGTCGGACTGCCGGGCATGAATGGCCGGCAATTGGCGGAAATCGCCCGCCAGCATCGGCCGGACCTGAAAGTCTTGTTCATGACCGGTTACGCGGAGAAAGCCGCCGAGCGTCAGGGCTTCCTCGATGAAGGCATGGACATGGTCGCCAAGCCGTTTTCGATTGAGGTGTTGGCGAACAAGATTCGCACGATGATCGGCCAACCGCAGTGA
- a CDS encoding peptidylprolyl isomerase — MKAQARHILVKTSEEAEQLKQRIAKGEAFDVLAKKFSTCPSGKRGGDLGEVRPGQMVGVIDAVIFKKPLRVVHGPIKSKFGYHLVQVFYRD; from the coding sequence ATGAAAGCTCAAGCCCGCCATATTCTGGTGAAAACATCAGAAGAAGCCGAGCAACTGAAACAACGCATCGCCAAGGGTGAAGCGTTTGATGTGCTGGCCAAGAAGTTCTCGACCTGCCCGTCCGGCAAGCGCGGCGGCGATCTGGGCGAAGTGAGGCCGGGGCAGATGGTTGGCGTGATCGACGCGGTCATCTTCAAAAAACCGCTGCGCGTGGTGCACGGGCCGATCAAGAGCAAATTCGGCTATCACCTGGTGCAAGTGTTTTACCGCGATTGA
- a CDS encoding sugar kinase, whose protein sequence is MNTAKSPRIALIGECMIELQQRADGSLQQSFGGDTLNTAVYLSRELGGRATVDYVTALGDDSFSDAMCQSWASENIGLGMVQRLPGRLPGLYCIQTDAAGERRFLYWRSEAAVRSCFTTPAAAPILAALPDYDVLYFSGITLAVLGEQGRVKLLQTLIDARQRGAQIVFDNNYRPRLWPSLEEARAAYRSVLPYVDLALLTVDDEQALFHFADSDAVFAAYEQIGTPEVVLKRGAEACLIRCAGESFEVPAQRVERVVDTTAAGDSFSAGYLASRLQGGSPVAAAEAGHALASRVIQFPGALIPRD, encoded by the coding sequence ATGAACACCGCAAAATCCCCACGCATCGCCCTGATCGGCGAATGCATGATCGAACTGCAACAGCGCGCCGATGGCAGCCTGCAGCAAAGTTTCGGCGGCGACACACTGAACACCGCGGTTTACCTGTCCCGCGAACTTGGGGGGCGGGCGACCGTGGATTACGTCACCGCGCTCGGCGATGACAGTTTCAGCGACGCCATGTGCCAGAGCTGGGCCAGTGAAAACATCGGCCTGGGCATGGTCCAGCGCTTGCCCGGCCGTTTGCCCGGTTTGTATTGCATCCAGACCGACGCCGCTGGTGAGCGGCGCTTTCTCTACTGGCGCAGCGAAGCGGCGGTGCGCAGCTGCTTCACCACGCCCGCCGCGGCGCCGATTCTCGCGGCGTTGCCGGATTACGACGTGTTGTATTTCAGCGGAATAACCTTGGCCGTGCTCGGCGAACAAGGTCGCGTGAAGCTCCTGCAAACGTTGATTGACGCGCGCCAGCGCGGCGCGCAAATCGTCTTCGACAACAATTACCGACCACGCCTGTGGCCGTCACTGGAAGAGGCGCGCGCGGCGTATCGCAGTGTGCTGCCGTATGTGGACTTGGCGCTGCTGACCGTCGATGACGAGCAGGCGCTGTTTCACTTCGCCGACAGCGATGCGGTGTTTGCTGCTTACGAACAGATCGGCACGCCGGAAGTGGTGCTCAAGCGTGGCGCCGAGGCTTGCCTGATTCGTTGCGCGGGTGAGTCGTTTGAAGTGCCAGCGCAGCGGGTTGAGCGGGTGGTCGACACTACAGCGGCGGGGGATTCGTTTAGTGCGGGTTATCTGGCGAGTCGGTTGCAGGGTGGCAGCCCGGTTGCGGCGGCGGAGGCTGGGCATGCGTTGGCGAGCAGAGTTATTCAGTTCCCTGGAGCACTGATCCCAAGAGATTGA
- a CDS encoding amino acid deaminase, translated as MYSAKSAAPSTAQATAQSTANVEKGFAPLGAHLVRDVSLPALVLHREALEHNIRWMQAFVSNSGAQLAPHGKTSMTPALFRRQLDAGAWGITLASATQTRAGYAHGVRRVLMANQLVGTPNMALIADLLADPTFEFHCMVDDPDNVADLGAYFASRGVRLNVMIEYGVVGGRCGCRSEQEVIELAKAIAAQPALALTGIEGYEGVIHGDHAVSGIREFAASLVRLAVQLQDSGAFAIPKPIITASGSAWYDLIAESFETQNAGGRFLSVLRPGSYVAHDHGIYKEAQCCVLDRRSDLHEGLRPALEVWAHVQSLPEPWFAVIALGKRDVAYDAGLPVPLLRYKADVVPSIGDDVSACKVTAVMDQHAFMTVAPGVELRVGDIISFGTSHPCLTFDKWRTGCLVDEQLQVIENMQTCF; from the coding sequence ATGTATTCTGCCAAATCCGCTGCGCCATCCACTGCTCAAGCCACTGCGCAATCAACGGCCAACGTCGAAAAAGGCTTTGCGCCATTGGGCGCACACCTGGTGCGCGACGTCAGCCTGCCAGCGCTGGTGCTGCACCGTGAAGCGCTGGAACACAACATTCGCTGGATGCAGGCGTTTGTCAGCAACAGCGGCGCGCAACTGGCGCCGCATGGCAAAACCAGCATGACCCCGGCGCTGTTCCGGCGCCAACTGGACGCCGGCGCCTGGGGCATCACCCTCGCCAGCGCCACGCAGACTCGCGCCGGTTACGCGCATGGCGTGCGCCGGGTGTTGATGGCCAACCAATTGGTCGGCACACCGAACATGGCGCTGATCGCCGATTTGCTCGCCGACCCGACGTTCGAATTCCACTGCATGGTCGATGACCCGGACAACGTCGCCGACCTCGGCGCCTACTTCGCCTCGCGCGGCGTGCGGCTCAACGTGATGATCGAGTACGGCGTGGTCGGCGGACGTTGCGGTTGCCGCAGCGAGCAGGAAGTGATCGAGCTGGCCAAAGCCATCGCTGCCCAACCGGCACTCGCGTTGACCGGCATCGAGGGTTACGAAGGGGTGATTCACGGCGATCACGCGGTCAGCGGCATTCGCGAATTCGCCGCGTCGCTGGTGCGCCTCGCGGTGCAGTTGCAGGACAGCGGCGCGTTTGCCATTCCCAAGCCGATCATCACCGCGTCAGGCTCGGCGTGGTACGACTTGATCGCCGAATCGTTCGAAACCCAGAACGCCGGCGGACGTTTCCTCAGCGTGCTGCGCCCCGGCAGTTACGTGGCGCACGACCACGGTATCTATAAAGAGGCGCAATGCTGCGTGCTCGACCGCCGCAGCGACCTGCACGAAGGCCTGCGTCCGGCGTTGGAAGTCTGGGCGCACGTGCAATCGTTGCCGGAGCCGTGGTTTGCGGTGATTGCCCTGGGCAAACGCGACGTCGCCTACGATGCCGGTTTGCCAGTGCCGTTGTTGCGCTACAAGGCCGACGTAGTGCCATCGATTGGCGACGACGTGAGCGCCTGCAAAGTGACGGCGGTGATGGACCAGCATGCGTTCATGACGGTCGCGCCGGGGGTTGAGTTGCGCGTGGGCGACATCATTTCGTTCGGCACTTCGCACCCGTGCCTGACCTTTGATAAATGGCGTACCGGGTGTCTGGTGGATGAGCAGTTGCAGGTGATCGAGAACATGCAGACCTGTTTCTAA
- a CDS encoding IclR family transcriptional regulator: MTEDTIKRRARGLDRAFDILDFLKEIGQPLRPNEIASGIGSPKSTVYELVASLLERRILEPVGKDGHVYLGRQLYFLGQAHLRHFDLTREADHALQEIVSQTRETAQMCLLNGRKYTVALMKEGERHFRISSDIGENAPIPWTASGRLLLSHLSDQAIVDLIDHDDFILPNGERLPLEQFLQEIRQAGVDGFFSFDSVADTFTHCFAAPVKDPNGVAIATLCIVAPRADAKNNYNDYRRVLIDSANSLARRINE, translated from the coding sequence ATGACCGAAGACACCATCAAGCGCCGGGCACGAGGTCTGGACCGGGCGTTCGATATTCTCGATTTCCTCAAGGAAATCGGCCAGCCGCTGCGCCCCAACGAAATTGCCAGTGGCATCGGCAGCCCGAAATCGACGGTCTACGAACTGGTCGCTTCGCTGCTCGAACGACGGATTCTCGAACCGGTCGGCAAGGACGGTCACGTCTACCTCGGCCGCCAGTTGTACTTCCTCGGGCAGGCGCACTTGCGGCATTTCGACCTCACCCGCGAGGCCGATCACGCCTTGCAGGAGATCGTCAGCCAGACCCGCGAAACCGCCCAGATGTGCCTGCTGAACGGGCGCAAATACACGGTGGCGCTGATGAAGGAGGGCGAGCGGCATTTCCGCATTTCATCGGATATTGGGGAAAACGCGCCGATTCCGTGGACCGCTTCCGGGCGCCTGCTGCTGTCGCACCTGAGCGATCAAGCGATCGTCGACCTGATCGACCACGATGACTTCATCCTGCCCAACGGTGAACGCCTGCCGCTGGAGCAGTTTCTTCAAGAAATCCGTCAGGCCGGTGTCGACGGCTTTTTCTCCTTCGACAGCGTCGCCGACACCTTTACCCACTGCTTCGCCGCCCCGGTCAAAGACCCCAACGGCGTGGCCATTGCGACCCTGTGCATCGTCGCCCCAAGGGCCGACGCAAAAAACAATTACAACGACTATCGCCGGGTGCTGATCGACAGCGCCAACAGCCTCGCCCGGCGTATCAACGAATAA
- a CDS encoding RidA family protein: MSITRYGTGSTAAGGQPRPFARAVEADGWLHVSGQVPAVDGEIITGGIVEQTHQTMKNLIAILEEAGYGLEDVVRAGVWLEDPRDFSSFNKVFSEYFKSEHAPARACVQANMMVDCKVEIDCIAYKKKA, from the coding sequence ATGAGCATTACTCGTTACGGCACCGGCAGCACCGCTGCTGGCGGCCAGCCTCGACCTTTCGCCCGCGCCGTTGAAGCCGATGGCTGGCTGCACGTTTCCGGGCAGGTGCCGGCGGTGGATGGCGAGATCATCACTGGCGGCATTGTCGAACAGACCCACCAGACCATGAAGAACCTGATCGCGATCCTCGAAGAAGCCGGTTATGGCCTGGAAGACGTGGTGCGCGCCGGGGTGTGGCTGGAGGATCCGCGAGATTTCAGCAGTTTCAACAAGGTTTTCTCCGAGTACTTCAAAAGCGAACACGCCCCGGCCCGCGCCTGTGTGCAAGCGAACATGATGGTCGACTGCAAAGTCGAGATCGACTGCATTGCGTACAAGAAAAAGGCCTGA
- a CDS encoding amino acid ABC transporter ATP-binding protein has translation MTQTSIAANGQALLDIRGLHKQYGPLEVLKGVDLTMQRGNVVTLIGSSGSGKTTLLRCVNMLEEFQGGQILLDGESIGYDEVNGKRVRHGEKVIARHRAMTGMAFQQFNLFPHLTALQNVTLGLLKVKKLHKDQAVALAEKWLERVGLLERRDHYPGQLSGGQQQRVAIARAIAMNPSLMLFDEVTSALDPELVGEVLNVIKGLADEGMTMLLVTHEMRFAFEVSDKIVFMNQGRIEEQGPPKELFEHPKSPRLAEFLKNTRF, from the coding sequence ATGACTCAGACTTCTATCGCAGCAAACGGCCAGGCCCTGCTGGACATTCGCGGCCTGCATAAACAATACGGCCCACTCGAAGTGCTCAAGGGCGTCGACCTGACCATGCAGCGCGGCAATGTGGTCACGCTGATCGGTTCCAGCGGCTCGGGGAAAACCACGCTGCTGCGTTGCGTGAACATGCTCGAAGAGTTTCAGGGTGGGCAGATCCTGCTCGATGGCGAATCGATCGGTTACGACGAGGTCAACGGCAAACGCGTGCGTCACGGTGAAAAAGTCATCGCCCGCCATCGCGCGATGACCGGCATGGCGTTCCAGCAATTCAACCTGTTTCCGCACCTTACGGCGTTGCAGAACGTCACGCTCGGCTTGCTCAAGGTCAAGAAGCTGCACAAGGATCAAGCCGTCGCGCTCGCGGAAAAATGGCTGGAGCGCGTCGGCCTGCTGGAACGCCGCGATCACTATCCCGGCCAGTTGTCCGGCGGGCAGCAGCAGCGCGTGGCGATTGCCCGGGCGATTGCGATGAACCCGAGCCTGATGCTGTTTGACGAAGTGACTTCGGCGCTCGACCCGGAGTTGGTCGGCGAAGTGCTGAACGTGATCAAGGGCCTCGCCGATGAAGGCATGACCATGCTGCTGGTGACCCACGAAATGCGTTTTGCCTTCGAAGTCTCGGACAAGATCGTGTTCATGAATCAGGGCCGGATCGAAGAGCAGGGGCCACCCAAGGAATTGTTCGAACACCCGAAATCGCCGCGTCTGGCGGAGTTTCTGAAGAACACGCGTTTCTGA